CTAAATATGCACCAATTTTAGGACCATAGACGATACTAGCAATAATGACTGGGATATGAGTTAGGGTTGGTTTGATTGGAAGTGCAAAAGCAGCAAAGATAGTTTGACTGAGTACCTCAATAACGACCATTGTGGCTATTAATAGAGCCAATTGTGCCGTTTGGTTTGCTTTATTTTTTTTATTCATCATAAACTTCTTTTCTTGTCAACAAGACTATTTTGTTAGAGCATTATCTATTGACTCAATAATGACAGAAATATCAGCTAGAGCGCCACGACCTGTATCTCCGCATGCAAGTAAACCAGATTTTGGAAGAATTTCTTGGTAGCCAACTTCTTGCAAGGTCTTTAAGTTCTTCTTAGTCAATGGATTTTCATACATTTTCGTATTCATTGCTGGTGCAATTAGTTTTGGAGTGGTGCTTGGCAAAGCTAAAGCCGTCGCAGTTAGCATGTTATCAGCCATGCCGTGTGCTAATTTGGCAATCGTACTTGCTGAAGCTGGGGCAACAATAAAGAGATCAGTTTTCTTAGCTAAGTCAATATGATTAATACGTTCAGCCAATTTTTCTTCCATAACATCGGAGTGAACTGGATTCTTAGAAAGAGCTTGAAGAGTTAGAGGCGTAATAAAGGATTGAGCAGACTCAGTCATAATGACGTGGATATCATATCCCTTTTTCTTTAGTTTGCTTGTCAGATCTGCTGACTTATAGGCGGAAATTGAGCCAGAAACAGCAAGTATGATACGTTTAGTCATAGCATATCCTTTCATATAAGGCTTGAGCAATTGCAGACTTAGTTGTAACCATCTCTTCACCCTTTTCGTCAACTAGATAAGCAATATGTTGATTTGGAGTAATCTCACCCAAATCATTTGCCACAATAATGTTTGCTTGATTGCGTTTAAGACTAGCACGAGCAGCCTTGAAAAGATCCTCTTTGCTGACATTTGCGAGAAGTTTGAAGCCAACCAACTGAATATTGGGATTCCATTGTTTAACCAGGCTAATAATCTTTGGTGTCTTTTTAAGGAAAAGAACCTGATAATCCGAAGCCGAAGATATCTTGCTCTCAGTGTTAGACTTATGTAAGAGTTGGCTGGGGTTTTCCGTATCTTCCAACTCAGCGAAATCCGTCATATAAATTGGAGTATAGTCAGAGATAGCCATACTATGGATGAGGACATCGTGCTCCTTGACAAGTGGCTCCATACTTTTTAGGAGACTGTCTACGTTGGTAATTTCTGTAATCTTTAGATTTTCTTTTGGTTCAGGTTTAACGGCAGTCTTTACAGTTACTAAGGTAACTTGGTGACCCTTAGCCAAGAAAAGTTCAGCGATTTCCTTACCCAGATAACCTGTTGAATGATTTGTGATTCCACGGACATCATCAATCTTTTCAGTGGTACCACCTGATGTAATCAAAATTTTCATAGTAGTATTGTACTAAAAATTTAGATTTTAGTAAATAATAGTAAGTGTTTTTGAGACGTACCCCTATAAAATAAAGTTATAACTTTTTATAGCTAAATAAAAACCGAACATTTGAAAACAATTTCTAAAAAATAGTGCGTTTTTTATTAATCTTTGTTATAATAGTACATAGAAATATATAGAGGAGTATCTCATGAAAACAGATATTGAAATTGCTCAAAGTGTAGAATTAAAACCAATCACAGAAGTAGTTGAAAAAGTTGGAATCGGCTTTGACGATTTGGAACTCTACGGAAAATATAAGGCAAAATTGTCGTTTGATAAAATCAATGAAGTCAAAGACGACAAACCAGGAAAATTGATTTTGGTAACAGCCATCAATCCAACACCAGCAGGTGAAGGTAAATCAACCATGTCAATTGGTCTTGCAGACGCTCTTAACAAAATTGGTAAGAAAACAATGATTGCCCTTCGTGAACCATCTCTTGGTCCTGTTATGGGGATTAAAGGTGGTGCTGCAGGTGGTGGTTACGCTCAAGTTCTTCCAATGGAGGATATCAATCTTCACTTCACAGGTGATATGCACGCTATTACTACAGCGAATAATGCCTTGTCAGCCCTTCTTGACAATCATATTCATCAAGGAAACGCCCTAGGTATTGATCAACGTCGTATTATTTGGAAACGTGTCGTTGACCTTAATGACCGTGCTCTTCGTCATGTGACAGTTGGTCTTGGTGGCCCACTCAATGGTATCCCCCGTGAAGATGGTTTTGATATTACCGTAGCCTCTGAAATCATGGCAATTCTTTGCTTGGCTACTGACATCAACGACCTTAAAGAACGCTTAGCTAACATTGTCGTTGCTTACCGTTATGACCGTACACCTGTTTATGTACGTGATCTTGAAATCGAAGGTGCGCTTACACTTATTCTAAAAGATGCCATCAAACCTAACTTGGTACAGACAATTTATGGTACACCAGCCTTGGTACATGGTGGTCCATTTGCCAACATCGCTCACGGATGTAACTCAGTTCTAGCTACATCTACAGCACTTCGCTTGGCAGACTACACGGTCACTGAAGCAGGTTTCGGTGCAGACCTTGGTGCTGAAAAATTCCTTGATATTAAAACTCCAAACCTACCAACAACTCCAGATGCTGTCGTTATTGTTGCTACACTTCGTGCTCTTAAGATGCATGGTGGTGTCGCTAAAACTGACCTTTCTGAGGAAAATGTTCAAGCCGTTCGCGATGGCTTTTCAAACTTAAAACGTCATGTAGAAAATATACGTAAATTTGGTATTCCAGCGGTTGTTGCCATTAACGAATTTGTTGCTGACACAGAAGCTGAAATCGCAGCTCTTAAAGAACTTTGTTCCGAAATCAAGGTTCCTGTTGAATTGGCTAGCGTTTGGGCTAATGGTGCTGATGGTGGTATTGACCTTGCTAATACAGTAGTGGATGCTGTTGAAAATGGCAATGCTGATTACAAACGTCTCTATTCGGATGATGATAGCTTGGAAGAAAAGATTACTAAGATTGTTACTGAAATCTATGGTGGTAAATCAGTTGTCTTCGAGAAAAAAGCTAAAAATCAACTCAAACAGTTTGCAGAATTTGGTTGGGATAAATTGCCAGTATGTATGGCTAAAACACAATATAGTTTCTCAGATAACCAATTCTTGCTTGGAGCACCAGAAGGTTTTGATATCACTATTCGTGAGTTTGTTCCTAAAACAGGTGCTGGATTCATCGTGGCTCTCACAGGTGATGTTATGACCATGCCAGGTCTTCCAAAAGCCCCAGCGGCCCTCAAGATGGATGTTACTGAAGATGGAACAGCAGTTGGTTTGTTCTAATAACGAATATTTCTTTAAAGCAGTGCCTATAGGTGCTGTTTTTTGCTCCATTCTTAAGGAAAATAAGGTAAACTGAGTCTAAATAAAAGAAATTAATGCACTAGAAGATTAGATGTATTTTCGATATAATAGGATGATTTAGAGAGATATATGACTAGGTTTTACACCTAGCAAGAGGGATAACTATGATTAAAATTTTACTAGTAGAAGATGATTTGAGTTTGTCGAACTCAGTTTTTGATTTTTTAGATGACTTTGCGGATGTGATGCAAGTATTTGATGGAGATGAAGGTCTTTACGAAGCTGAAAGTGGTGTTTATGATTTGATTCTTTTGGACTTAATGTTACCTGAAAAAGATGGTTTTACAGTTCTTAAAGAATTGCGTGAACAAGGAATAACGACTCCTGTTCTTATCATGACTGCTAAGGAAAGTCTAGACGATAAGGGGCATGGCTTCGAACTCGGAGCTGATGATTATCTAACCAAGCCTTTCTATTTAGAAGAATTGAAGATGCGTATTCAGGCACTTTTGAAACGTTCTGGTAAATTTGATCAAAATACTTTTTCTTTTGGAGATGTTTGTGTCAACCTTTCTACAAATTCAACTTATGTGGGTGATGAAGAAGTAGAACTTCTTGGTAAAGAATTTGATTTATTAGTCTACTTCCTACAAAATCAAAACGTTATTTTGCCCAAGTCGCAAATCTTTGATCGTCTTTGGGGATTTGATAGTGATACCAATGTCTCTGTTGTTGAAGTTTATGTTTCGAAAATTCGTAAGAAACTTAAGGGGACTGATTTTGCTACCAACCTACAAACCTTAAGAAGTGTGGGGTATATTTTGAAGAATGCTGACTGAATTTTTCAATTATCTTTTCAGGAGAATCAAGTCAGACGGCTTTAAGTTCTTCATCCATTTCTTTGCAACTTTTTCTGGTATTTTCCTTATCATGACTGTTATGATATTGCAGATTCTCAGTTATGGAGTTTATTCCAATGTTGACTCTAGTCTGAAAGCAGCAGTAACTAAGACCAATTCTTATTTGGAAATGGAAATGCTAAAACGCGAATTTTTTTCTGACTTCTGATGTAGATCAAAATAATACGGCAACTATCTATCAGGAGTATGATAGCAAAGCATATCGCTAGACAAAATACCTAATTCGAGTGTTTATAAGACAAAATCTAAAAAGACCAAATCAAAAATCGAGGATGCTCCTCATGATTTGACTGTAGCAGCTAATACTAGTGTGTTAGTTCTTGATAAGAATGGAAAGCTCCTAAACGTTGTCGACAAATTTTCTAGCTTATCTAATTTACCAATAGATCAAAATACTATTGATGTTATTAGTAAGGGAAGTGCTCAGAACTATTTTGATCAAACGGAAAATTATCGCTTGGTTACTGAAAAAGTAGATAATAGTTTCTATCCTGATGCTAAGTACGTTGTTATTGCAATCAATACGACGCAATTAGAAGAAGCCTCTGAACGTTATGTAAAACTAATTCTCATTATGATGAGTTTTTTTGGCTACTATCTATCGCGGTTAGTTTGTATTTGGCAAAATGGTTAATGCGGGCTATACAGGAAAGTCTTGAGAAGCAGAAGACATTTGTTGAGAATGCTAGCCACGAGTTGCGTACGCCACTTGCTGTGATTCAAAACCGCCTAGAGTCTCTTTTCCGCAAGCCAGAGTCTACAATTTTAGACAATTCAGAGAACATTGCTTATAGTCTAGATGAAGTCCGAAATATGCGTCTTTTGACGACCAATCTCTTGAATTTGACTCGTCGTGATGATGGTATTAAACCAGAAATTGAAATCCTAGACTCTTCTTTCTTTGATAAAGTCTTTACCAATTATGCTACGATTGCTGAAGAAAGTGAAAAGGGGTTTACTGCTCAAAATCAGGTTGGGCGCTCAATCAAAACTGATAAGACTCTATTGAAGCAGCTTATGACAATTTTATTTGATAATGCTATCAAATATACAGAAGATGATGGCCAGGTGACCCTCACCGTTCGTACTAATGATCGTCATCTTTATATTACAGTGGCAGACAATGGCCCTGGTATTGCAGATGAAGATAAGAAAAAAATCTTTGATCGTTTCTACCGAGTAGACAAAGCTAGAACTAGACAAAAAGGTGGTTTTGGGTTGGGCTTATCTTTGGCACAACAGATTGTTCTTGCACTTAAAGGAACAATAATTGTCAAGGACAATCAGCCGAAGGGGACTATTTTTGAAGTTAAAATTACCGGAGTCTAATGAACAACTAAAAATCCTGCCAGCCTATTGATATACTCCCCTTATAGTGGACAGTGAAAAAATAAAAATTTTCACTAGAAACTATAAGGGGAGTCTTATTATGTCCAAAAGAAGTCCAAAATCTGTATCTGAGAAACTAGAAATTGTTCTGCTTCACTTGGAAGAAGGTAAATCACTTAGTTGGTTAACTAGAAACCAAGGTATCTCTAAAGACACCCTATCGAACTGGGTTCGGAAGTACAAAGAAGCTGGTGTTGATGGGCTAGAGGAAAGCCGTCAATGGAAGAAGTATAGTAAGGAACTAAAGGAACAAGCTGTTTCCGACTATCTTAATGGCTTGGGAAGTCTCAAAGATCTGACCAAAAAATATGGAATTTCTGACCCTTATGTTCTCAGATCATGGATAAAAAGTTATACTAGTGGTAAAGAACTGAAAGCTACTAGTAAAGGAATGAGACGCATGAAGCAAGGACGCAAGACAACATTTGAAGAACGAATTGAGATTGTCAATTTTACCCTTGCCCACGAGAAAGATTACCAAGGGGCTGTTGAGAAGTATGGTATTTCCTACCAGCAGATCTATTCTTGGGTCAGAAAGTTCGAGAAGGACGGTTCTAACGGTCTCCTAGATCGTCGTGGAAAAGGTCTTACAAGTAAACCAAACCTTACTCCAGAAGAAGAGTTACGCCTCAAAATCAAGCAACAGGAAGAGCGGATTAAGTATCTTGAAATGGAGAACGGCCTGCTAAAAAAGTTAGAAGAAATCAAACGACGAAACCGACGGTAAGACTTGGTCGGCACTTGGAAACCTTCCAAGCGATTAAAGAATATGCGGATGAGTATGAAGAGGTTTCTATCAGCCACTTGTGCCATATTCTAAAGGTATCTCGCTCAGGCTATTACAAGTGGTTACAACATCAAGAAACAACTTCTGAACAGGAAAATTTAGGCTTGATGGATATCATCAAGAAACTTCATAGCCAGCATAATGGTATTCTTGGTTATCGTCGTATGACGCTATTTGTCAATCGCAAGCTTGAAACAAACTACAACAAGAAGCGGATTCGACGCTTGATGCACATTCTAGGTCTACGTTCCATTATCAGAAGAGCCAAGGGCTATTGTACTAAAACTAGCTTTGTCAATGTAGAGGACAACATTCTCAATCGTAATTTTACAGCCACTGCTCCAAATCAGAAATGGTGTACAGATGTGACTTTCTTGAAGTACGGTTTCAGCTGTAAAGCCTATTTGAGTGCTATTAAGGATCTTTACGACGGCTCAATTGTCGCCTATGTAGTTGGTCAATTTAATGATAACGAATTGGTATTGGAAACACTTCGTAAAGCACAAAAAGCTAATCCTAATGCGACACCATTAATTCACAGCGACCGAGGTTCGCAGTATACTTCGAAAGATTATTACCGTTTAACTACCCAGTATCAGATGACCCGCTCCATGTCTCGTGTTGGTAAGTGTATTGACAATGCACCAATTGAGAGTTTCTTTGGGCACTTTAAGACGGAGTGCTATGATTTGAAGAAGTATAAGACTTTTGAGGAGCTAGTTTCAGATATTGATGCCTACATCTATTTTTACAATCATCAACGTTTTCAAGAGCGCAATAACGGCCTTGCCCCTCTTGAAATGAGGAACAAGGCCGTCGCCTAATATTTTATTATTTCATTGTCCACTTGACAGGGAGCTGTTCATATTGTTAGCAGGATTTTTATGATATTTTGACAAGAAAGGCTCTATAATTTCTGTAGTGGGTAAAACTACTGTAGGGATTATAGAGCTTTTTGAGTGTACACAAAAAGTCCCATAAGAACTATAATGAAAAGCAACAGAGCTTACTGACTACTATACACTTTATCAGCTTTTGCTTTTTCACTTTCATGAGAAGAGAGTAGATGAGTTCTTTGAACTGATAGAGAAAAATAGGAGCTATCCGGTCCTCTCTAGATGTTAGCTTTTTGTCACCCACTACAGTTGACAAAGAGCCACAAGAAAAAACTCCTACTGGAGTTTTCGATTAGTTAGCCAAT
This region of Streptococcus thermophilus genomic DNA includes:
- a CDS encoding IS3-like element ISSth1b family transposase (programmed frameshift); this encodes MSKRSPKSVSEKLEIVLLHLEEGKSLSWLTRNQGISKDTLSNWVRKYKEAGVDGLEESRQWKKYSKELKEQAVSDYLNGLGSLKDLTKKYGISDPYVLRSWIKSYTSGKELKATSKGMRRMKQGRKTTFEERIEIVNFTLAHEKDYQGAVEKYGISYQQIYSWVRKFEKDGSNGLLDRRGKGLTSKPNLTPEEELRLKIKQQEERIKYLEMENGLPKKVRRNQTTKPTVRLGRHLETFQAIKEYADEYEEVSISHLCHILKVSRSGYYKWLQHQETTSEQENLGLMDIIKKLHSQHNGILGYRRMTLFVNRKLETNYNKKRIRRLMHILGLRSIIRRAKGYCTKTSFVNVEDNILNRNFTATAPNQKWCTDVTFLKYGFSCKAYLSAIKDLYDGSIVAYVVGQFNDNELVLETLRKAQKANPNATPLIHSDRGSQYTSKDYYRLTTQYQMTRSMSRVGKCIDNAPIESFFGHFKTECYDLKKYKTFEELVSDIDAYIYFYNHQRFQERNNGLAPLEMRNKAVA
- a CDS encoding phosphopantothenate--cysteine ligase; amino-acid sequence: MKILITSGGTTEKIDDVRGITNHSTGYLGKEIAELFLAKGHQVTLVTVKTAVKPEPKENLKITEITNVDSLLKSMEPLVKEHDVLIHSMAISDYTPIYMTDFAELEDTENPSQLLHKSNTESKISSASDYQVLFLKKTPKIISLVKQWNPNIQLVGFKLLANVSKEDLFKAARASLKRNQANIIVANDLGEITPNQHIAYLVDEKGEEMVTTKSAIAQALYERICYD
- the coaC gene encoding phosphopantothenoylcysteine decarboxylase; translation: MTKRIILAVSGSISAYKSADLTSKLKKKGYDIHVIMTESAQSFITPLTLQALSKNPVHSDVMEEKLAERINHIDLAKKTDLFIVAPASASTIAKLAHGMADNMLTATALALPSTTPKLIAPAMNTKMYENPLTKKNLKTLQEVGYQEILPKSGLLACGDTGRGALADISVIIESIDNALTK
- a CDS encoding histidine kinase gives rise to the protein MLTEFFNYLFRRIKSDGFKFFIHFFATFSGIFLIMTVMILQILSYGVYSNVDSSLKAAVTKTNSYLEMEMLKREFFSDF
- a CDS encoding formate--tetrahydrofolate ligase is translated as MKTDIEIAQSVELKPITEVVEKVGIGFDDLELYGKYKAKLSFDKINEVKDDKPGKLILVTAINPTPAGEGKSTMSIGLADALNKIGKKTMIALREPSLGPVMGIKGGAAGGGYAQVLPMEDINLHFTGDMHAITTANNALSALLDNHIHQGNALGIDQRRIIWKRVVDLNDRALRHVTVGLGGPLNGIPREDGFDITVASEIMAILCLATDINDLKERLANIVVAYRYDRTPVYVRDLEIEGALTLILKDAIKPNLVQTIYGTPALVHGGPFANIAHGCNSVLATSTALRLADYTVTEAGFGADLGAEKFLDIKTPNLPTTPDAVVIVATLRALKMHGGVAKTDLSEENVQAVRDGFSNLKRHVENIRKFGIPAVVAINEFVADTEAEIAALKELCSEIKVPVELASVWANGADGGIDLANTVVDAVENGNADYKRLYSDDDSLEEKITKIVTEIYGGKSVVFEKKAKNQLKQFAEFGWDKLPVCMAKTQYSFSDNQFLLGAPEGFDITIREFVPKTGAGFIVALTGDVMTMPGLPKAPAALKMDVTEDGTAVGLF
- a CDS encoding response regulator transcription factor, with translation MIKILLVEDDLSLSNSVFDFLDDFADVMQVFDGDEGLYEAESGVYDLILLDLMLPEKDGFTVLKELREQGITTPVLIMTAKESLDDKGHGFELGADDYLTKPFYLEELKMRIQALLKRSGKFDQNTFSFGDVCVNLSTNSTYVGDEEVELLGKEFDLLVYFLQNQNVILPKSQIFDRLWGFDSDTNVSVVEVYVSKIRKKLKGTDFATNLQTLRSVGYILKNAD